The window taattacttttgAAGATAAGCATATTCTTGAGTATAaggatgatgaagatgattgCGATCAACTTAATGCAAAAATTCATCttaacaaaataaatttgggatcagaaaataatagGAAAAATGATGATTTCAGAGAAAATAAGAGCCaagataaatttaaatttaaaagaacaaagattaaagttattaaaaaaaatttaaggaaggaaacaaattttgaacTTGCTAATGATGAAGAGAAGAACAGCAGTAGTAgtgttaataataatgatattgataataatactgAATTAACAAACTTCAATACAAATTTCTTAACGAATAGTAATAGTATTTTTGATGATACTGATATATTTTACAATAGattaaagattcaaaagaaaaggaaaacTTTGGAGAATACAAAAAACGAATTTGAATTTCAGTATaacaataaattaaattcaactaatgaagaaaatattaacaatagTGAATCTAGCATATACTTATCTTTGGAAACAGAATTTTGTAGAAAGATTGATAACAGTAGCACTAATGATCAAATCAATGATTCGATAAGTAATAATGCTATTACTAAAACAGAAATAGAAAGTTTATATAGTAATTCCTTAAACaaagataatttaaatgaattgCAGAATACTGTTCTAAAACAAGAAAGTTCTAATGATAATAACAGACAAAAAACTAGCAAAAATACAGAAGAAACTAGAGTATCAGATGAAAAAACTCAAAATAACCTTAATAACAACATTCTATATGAAGAGCCTCTTGATTTTGGTATTTCATCCACTTTAGAACTTCTTAAGAAAAGAGGTAATATATCATCTTCAAACAAAAAAGACCCAATTacttctaataataatgaattcggtcaaaaaaatgaaaactATTCAACAGATTCCGCTTTAAATTCAGAATCAGATTTTCAAGTCTCTATTCTCCATACTGATGATAATGGTAATATTCTAAATCCTAAGGAAGCATTCAAAAGGCTATGCTGGAAATTTCATGGACAAAAAgttaacaaaaataaaattgaaaagatGCTCAGAAACCATCTGCGAAACAAAACCTgatatatacatatatattttttccacatgcaattttttaaattaatcatTACGTGGCTTTCCCgctacttttttttttaatttttattctgGCGAgacattattaataaaagtttGACTATGACATAATGGATAAGGTCTCTGATTTGCAGCaaaccaaaaaaaatacagGTAAAAATGATTCATTTACTTCATGTAATGgaattctttttgtttctttttgGTTCAAGTCTATATTGAAGGatgttatttttatttatgaATTGAAGACAATAACAAGTCAAGCTAGATAtctttattactttttaaaatatatatattttttttagttaAAATCAATCTTAATGGTAAGTTCAATCTACataatgaataaattgTTATGGAGGTTAATTCAACTGATGATGATATCGagattattttattattatggtcatttttatttctttaaagaaaattcatttttgtAATGATGGATAACCCTATAGCAGACGGGCGATCAGAATAAAACCTCATCATTTTAAATATGATTGAGAATTTGTTGAGATTTGCTATCCTGAActtgattttcttttaaaaattataatttacaaattattcaacatatttattaaaaacatATTTGAATAGATTCTTTTACAACTCagtattaatgataattattatatggAAATTATAGCTATGATGATAACTCTTAATCATTATTACCCTTCTCTAATCGAGAAgaaatgattattattatctttcGCTCCTATCTGAGTCTATTCTATTCATTTTActaattatcattaatcTTTCTTATggttaatattatttataatgcTCAAGTATCACTTATATTCATGAtgactttttttttattaaactAGAGTCTATTATAGTCACTggctttaatattaaagttaatacTAACTGATTACAGTGTTTCTCTTGGCTGTCTGAGATATATTTGATACTtgatataatatatatatattgctttttaatacaatataattcaattcatcatcatcttctcTACTAAAATGCTGATACTCCATACcttttattcaattaaactcaattgatgattttaataactctaattattagattccttttttttttgacaAACCATATAAAAAGAAGTTATGAAGAGTTTTATAACGTTAAAATTAATGCTAAAGAAGAATCaactatttattattttaagtTACCTAATCTATTTCGagtatattataattagaGCTTTTTAAAGTAcatatataataatcacCTCTTCTTGTTACGTTGTTTGCTCTTATGTTTCATCTTCTTATTAATATGTTTAATGGCTCTCTTATCTTTCTTAAGTCTTTTATCCACGAATTTTGTCTTAAGATTCGTAGTATTAATactcttttctttattctttatttgcTTACTTAATCCATGTCTTCTTGTTACAGTATATACATTAACTCTTTTCTTACTAGAAATCTTTTGagcttttttaattaagcTATTAATAGTTTTGGATTTGGAAGCTTCATTCATCTCTTCAGAATCAGCAATGGATTGTGCTTTCTTTCTAGCCTTCTCCATAACCTTCTCATACCTCCTCTTCTTTCTTGCTAAAGCTTcactttcttttcttattggtctattttttatttcccTTAATTTTGCTCTATATTGAGCCATCAATTCTTTTGTAATTGGAAGCTCTGGCTTGTTatgtttattttcatccTCAATAAACCAAGAAGGAAGTCCTAGAACATTGTTTTCAAGATCCTCATCTGGATCATGAAATGCATATCTATTATAACTACCATCGATTAAGTCCATTCTAGTTGATTTGTTAACTAATAATGATCCAATTCCCTGAATTATCTTAAGATCTTCCTCATTTTCAGGTTTTGTAAACCTCTCATCATCACTTTCTTGGACTTCATCGGTATCAGAATTCTCAGAGTTAAAACTCATTTGCTCTACCacatcttcatcatcactACCATTTTGATTGAAAGattcttgaatattatcattCATATCAATCAACCCAGTAGATTTTGGGACAAATTCTATTTCATTATCCTTAGAGTCGCTATTATCTTTGCTTTTCTCCTGAGActtcttattttttaactttttaaGCTTCTTTTCATTCAATGGAATCTGTGGGATCTCCGAATCTGAAAGTTCTTTAATTACAGTACTATCTTGAGTATTTTGatcatctttttcttccCCAACAAAATCATTAAACATTGAGTTTGAAAACCATCTATTTGTTagaatatctttttttatctCATCTTTGTAATCTGATGACTCGTGATTCTTGTTATTATCCGATAccttatttttcttttgacTCTTCTTTTCCATGTCTttctcattttcaaaatctgaATTATTTTCGTCATCATCACTAGAATATGCCTGTTCAAATGCTTTCTTTGCTAATTTCTTTTGGTTCTCTTCCTCAAtcttatttgaaaattgaTTCATCTCTTCGATCCAGTCTGATATTACCTTCTTCCTTCTAGTCTCCTTCTTTTCTCCAAGTAACTTACTTTGCTTTCTTTCTAATTTAGAGTCCCCTCCTTGCATcattttattctttttcataTAATCCTGAATATCTAAATCAATTCCCAAAAGGTCTCTATGATCTAGATCCTCATCATTACTATCATTGTCACTAAGATTATCTccaactttattatttctatattcCATTTCCTGAGAAGATATCTTAAAGTCTTCACCCAATAAAAAGCTATCATTATGATGGGATCCTTCTGGGAAATATCCATCTATTGAGACatttctttcttcattCTCTAATGCTTTTGCAACTTCGGTtgtatatttgaataaatccTGTTCATTTCCTTCAACATCAAATCCTCCTTTTGATAATGATGTTCTCCATTCTCTCTTT is drawn from Cryptosporidium parvum Iowa II chromosome 4, whole genome shotgun sequence and contains these coding sequences:
- a CDS encoding Spb1p-like, FtsJ methylase (transcripts identified by EST), translating into MGRRAKTGKDRLDRYYHLAKEQGYRARSAFKLIQLAQKFNIFKNCQVLVDLCAAPGGWLQVAKRNMGVSSKIIGVDLVAIKGIPGVTTFKCDITTERCRKLIFDELNGIPVDVVLHDGAPNVGTSWDKDAYIQNELVLHSAELACEILRPNGIFVTKVFRSTDYNSVLWVLSQLFNTVKATKPQSSRNVSAEIFLVCLGYKAPKKIDSRFFDPKYVFQSNKEENEGVNLLPLGDDQPMDDESGSENTEDNDNKLINRKTKKSMKSSLSELIKGIGKRNRDGYEKGDDFRMISAYDFFHAENPPLLLLKSNTINLNPKKVDESNTLERDFIDLVLNHPKTNHEIKLLCEDLKVLGKKELMQLLKWRFLVLKDIKANSIGKKDSLTSKEKNVTNDNNDDSDSIEDLEDDDEDLEEDDENENENEYENESHQEEIDQELLDMLKEQRRRNKILEKKKRLQQRKREWRTSLSKGGFDVEGNEQDLFKYTTEVAKALENEERNVSIDGYFPEGSHHNDSFLLGEDFKISSQEMEYRNNKVGDNLSDNDSNDEDLDHRDLLGIDLDIQDYMKKNKMMQGGDSKLERKQSKLLGEKKETRRKKVISDWIEEMNQFSNKIEEENQKKLAKKAFEQAYSSDDDENNSDFENEKDMEKKSQKKNKVSDNNKNHESSDYKDEIKKDILTNRWFSNSMFNDFVGEEKDDQNTQDSTVIKELSDSEIPQIPLNEKKLKKLKNKKSQEKSKDNSDSKDNEIEFVPKSTGLIDMNDNIQESFNQNGSDDEDVVEQMSFNSENSDTDEVQESDDERFTKPENEEDLKIIQGIGSLLVNKSTRMDLIDGSYNRYAFHDPDEDLENNVLGLPSWFIEDENKHNKPELPITKELMAQYRAKLREIKNRPIRKESEALARKKRRYEKVMEKARKKAQSIADSEEMNEASKSKTINSLIKKAQKISSKKRVNVYTVTRRHGLSKQIKNKEKSINTTNLKTKFVDKRLKKDKRAIKHINKKMKHKSKQRNKKR